One Luteibacter sp. 9135 DNA segment encodes these proteins:
- a CDS encoding response regulator, protein MLKEADATLSPVYVLLVDDLDDNLLSLEALLRRDDLVLLKARSGEEALELLLVHDVALGLLDVQMPGMDGFELAELMRGNERTRHVPIIFLTASTTDNQRKFRGYEAGAVDFIQKPIEWDILRSKANVFFDLYRQKQQIAAQRDRLEAYAETLTRSDRYKDQFLAILAHELRNPLTPLRMGLDVLRGHPSPERVEQIHGVMDRQLVHLVRLVDDLLDVSRVSQGKITLQRQKVTVAEIVQAALEASQPFIDGGRHALRVDVSPQPMWLEGDKTRLVQVVGNLVNNAAKYTPTEGQLGVEAFREGDEVVIVVSDNGMGIPASMQANIFELFTQVGEHLTRSQGGLGIGLALVRQLVGMHRGTIAVSSVGEGQGSRFTVRLPLLPLEQVDEASARAPDEAHGRSLSVLVVDDNADVAQTLGWLLHDMGHRHQVVLDPREAVAAARTFQPDVVLLDVGMPAMSGYDLCRAFRQDADLGHLPIIAQTGWGQASDKLASTGAGFDRHLVKPVGAAELAEALDGVTRVPAQADHQR, encoded by the coding sequence ATGCTTAAAGAAGCCGATGCCACCCTGAGCCCGGTGTATGTCCTGCTGGTGGACGACCTCGACGACAACCTGCTGTCGCTCGAGGCGCTGCTGCGACGCGACGACCTGGTGCTGCTGAAGGCGCGATCGGGCGAGGAAGCCCTGGAGCTGTTGCTGGTGCACGACGTGGCCCTGGGGCTGCTGGACGTGCAGATGCCCGGCATGGACGGCTTCGAGCTGGCCGAACTGATGCGCGGCAACGAGCGAACGCGCCATGTGCCGATCATCTTCCTCACCGCCAGCACGACGGACAACCAGCGCAAATTCCGCGGCTACGAAGCCGGCGCGGTCGACTTCATCCAGAAGCCCATCGAATGGGACATCCTGCGAAGCAAGGCCAACGTCTTCTTCGACCTCTATCGCCAGAAGCAGCAGATCGCCGCCCAGCGTGATCGCCTGGAGGCCTACGCGGAAACACTGACCCGGTCGGATCGCTACAAGGACCAGTTCCTGGCCATCCTGGCGCATGAACTGCGCAACCCGCTGACCCCGTTGCGCATGGGCCTGGATGTCTTGCGCGGCCACCCGTCGCCCGAGCGTGTCGAGCAGATCCACGGTGTGATGGATCGTCAGCTGGTGCACCTGGTGCGACTGGTTGACGACCTGCTGGATGTGTCGCGGGTCAGCCAGGGCAAGATCACCTTACAGCGGCAGAAGGTCACGGTGGCCGAGATCGTGCAGGCGGCCCTGGAAGCGAGCCAGCCGTTCATCGACGGTGGCAGGCACGCGCTGCGCGTGGACGTATCGCCGCAGCCGATGTGGCTGGAGGGCGACAAGACGCGCCTGGTGCAGGTCGTCGGCAACCTGGTGAACAACGCCGCCAAGTACACGCCGACCGAGGGGCAGCTCGGCGTCGAGGCCTTCCGCGAAGGCGACGAGGTGGTCATCGTGGTGTCCGATAACGGCATGGGCATACCGGCGTCCATGCAGGCCAACATCTTCGAGTTGTTCACCCAGGTCGGTGAGCACCTCACCCGGTCGCAGGGTGGGCTGGGAATCGGCCTGGCCCTGGTCAGGCAGCTGGTAGGCATGCACCGGGGCACCATCGCGGTCAGCAGTGTTGGCGAGGGCCAGGGCAGTCGCTTCACGGTCCGCCTGCCGCTGTTGCCGCTGGAGCAGGTCGACGAGGCCTCGGCGCGCGCGCCCGATGAGGCGCATGGCCGGTCACTGAGCGTACTGGTGGTCGACGATAACGCCGATGTCGCGCAGACGCTCGGCTGGCTGTTGCACGACATGGGGCACCGTCACCAGGTAGTGCTCGACCCGCGCGAGGCCGTCGCGGCGGCGCGGACGTTCCAGCCGGATGTAGTGCTCCTGGACGTCGGCATGCCCGCGATGAGCGGCTACGACCTGTGCCGCGCGTTTCGCCAGGATGCCGATCTGGGCCACCTGCCGATCATCGCGCAGACCGGCTGGGGCCAGGCATCCGACAAGCTGGCCAGTACGGGCGCCGGTTTCGACCGGCACCTGGTCAAGCCGGTCGGTGCGGCCGAGCTGGCGGAAGCGCTCGATGGCGTGACCCGTGTGCCGGCACAGGCCGATCACCAGCGATAG
- a CDS encoding CheR family methyltransferase encodes MTSPATQADRVEAIEIELLLEAMYQRFHYDFRGYSRASVKRRLRQLRERLGYHTYSALLEGLLHDPAVVPQVIAYLTVQVSEMFRDPSYFRALREHVVPHLRTYPSLKVWVAGCSSGEELYSLAILFREEGLEQRTLFYATDINPGALEAAASGVYNLDRIRGFTENHQQSGGRSSLSDYYTTGYGKATFDRRLRERVVFSDHSLVTDAVFGEMHLISCRNVLIYFDNTLQDRTLKLFNDSLIRKGFLGLGSKESIRFSSQATAFQDFVPGERIYQKTSDDA; translated from the coding sequence ATGACCTCACCCGCCACGCAGGCCGACCGCGTCGAGGCCATCGAGATCGAGCTGCTGCTCGAGGCGATGTACCAGCGGTTCCACTACGACTTCCGCGGGTATTCCCGGGCGTCGGTGAAGCGTCGCCTCAGGCAGCTGCGTGAGCGGCTGGGCTACCACACCTACTCCGCACTGCTCGAGGGCCTGTTGCACGATCCGGCCGTGGTGCCGCAGGTGATCGCCTATCTCACCGTGCAGGTCAGCGAGATGTTCCGCGACCCGTCGTATTTCCGCGCGCTGCGCGAGCACGTGGTGCCGCACCTGCGTACCTATCCCTCGCTGAAGGTATGGGTGGCCGGGTGCAGCAGCGGGGAGGAACTGTATTCGCTGGCCATCCTGTTCCGCGAGGAAGGGCTCGAACAGCGCACGCTGTTCTACGCCACCGACATCAACCCCGGCGCGCTGGAAGCGGCCGCCTCGGGCGTCTACAACCTCGACCGTATTCGCGGTTTCACCGAGAACCACCAGCAGTCGGGCGGACGCTCCTCGCTATCGGACTACTACACCACCGGTTACGGCAAGGCCACGTTCGACCGCCGCCTGCGCGAGCGGGTGGTGTTCTCCGACCACAGCCTGGTCACCGATGCCGTGTTCGGCGAGATGCACCTCATTTCCTGTCGCAACGTGCTCATCTATTTCGACAACACGCTGCAGGACCGTACCCTGAAACTGTTCAACGATTCGCTCATCCGCAAGGGCTTCCTCGGGCTGGGTTCCAAGGAGAGCATCCGCTTCTCCAGCCAGGCCACCGCCTTCCAGGATTTCGTGCCGGGTGAAAGGATCTACCAGAAGACGTCAGACGATGCTTAA
- a CDS encoding response regulator, with protein MDRRTSLALGAVVVFFVITGFVAYQNIGSIRENNQKVIHSQQTVTGLSEILSAAQDAETGQRGFLLTGNDRYLEPYRAALASSASRLDAVREDVKDNAAQQARLRALTVRFNDKLAELKETIDLRRTQGTDAAVAVVNSDRGKAAMDAIRSQLSAMQAAELTRRDARVEEMASAYSSALTGGILSALLGVALTVFVGVLIRSASRSRQRNEWMQEGQLGLAAAMQGDQGTQELGGNILAFLARFLHAQAGAMFVDTGAFYERIGEYGLAPGNDTVKRFAPPEGLLGQAVAERRLLAVDDVPDGYLSVGSALGSEKPRQLLMLPSVVDGEVNGVLELGFFRPVDEDTLALLGEMAADIGVALRSATYRAELNRLLEETRRQSDSLQQQSEELRASNEELEEQSQALKQSQHELEQQQAELEQTNAHLEEQASQLEVQRDDLARANLQVEAKAEEVLRASRYKSDFLANMSHELRTPLNSALILSKLLADNPRGNLTEEQVKFARTIHSSGNDLLTLINDILDLSKIEAGHIAIRPEPFTIDAMVKGLVPGFQPVAQQRALSFEVTVSPECPAVLNSDRQRVEQVLRNLLSNAFKFTEQGGVKLDVAAGAQGEVVFAVSDTGIGIPAEQQRRVFEAFQQADGTISRKYGGTGLGLSISLELARLLGGSIAVHSEAGKGSTFTLTLPATSPVGDSAGDASRVGGAVDAGQPARAPSATASPAASLLPVAPALAQRIPDDRDADDDDARRVILVIEDDEAFARILLDLTREMRFRCLVATSAQEALALARQFLPHAIVLDIGLPDQSGLSVLDILKRDVRTRHIPIHVVSAEDHSHAALSMGAIGYLVKPVQRTELVEVLDKLDARLSTHVRRVLVVEDDAVQRDAIRSLLASVDVETVEAGTAAQCLSLLKDETFDCMVLDLSLPDASGFTLLENLSAEGIHAFPPVIVYTGRDLTSEEESRLRVYSRSIIIKGAKSPERLLDEVSLFLHQVVTDLPAEQQRMIEQAQHRDALLEGRRILVVEDDVRNVYALINILEPRGCTLTVARNGQEALDALARAAGPDGQPIDLVLMDVMMPVMDGLTATRHIREDHRWRKLPIIALTAKAMPDDQDTCLAAGASDYMAKPLDVDKLLSLVRVWLAR; from the coding sequence ATGGATCGGCGGACGTCGCTGGCGCTAGGCGCGGTGGTCGTGTTTTTTGTGATCACCGGGTTCGTGGCCTACCAGAACATCGGCAGTATTCGAGAGAACAACCAGAAGGTCATTCATTCGCAGCAGACCGTCACGGGGCTGAGCGAAATCCTTTCTGCCGCGCAGGATGCCGAAACCGGGCAGCGTGGCTTCCTGCTCACCGGCAACGACCGTTACCTCGAACCCTACCGCGCGGCCCTGGCCAGTTCGGCGTCGCGGCTGGACGCCGTGCGCGAGGATGTGAAGGACAACGCCGCGCAGCAGGCCCGCCTCAGGGCGCTGACCGTCCGTTTCAACGACAAGCTGGCGGAGTTGAAGGAAACCATCGACCTGCGCCGCACGCAGGGCACGGACGCGGCGGTGGCCGTCGTCAACAGCGATCGCGGCAAGGCGGCTATGGATGCCATCCGTTCCCAACTGTCGGCCATGCAGGCCGCGGAACTGACCCGGCGCGATGCGCGGGTCGAGGAGATGGCCAGCGCCTACAGCAGCGCGCTCACCGGCGGTATCCTCAGTGCCTTGCTGGGCGTTGCATTGACTGTGTTCGTCGGCGTGCTGATCCGCAGCGCCTCGCGCTCGCGCCAGCGCAACGAGTGGATGCAGGAAGGGCAGCTCGGCCTGGCCGCGGCGATGCAGGGCGACCAGGGCACGCAGGAGCTGGGCGGCAATATCCTCGCCTTCCTCGCCCGTTTCCTGCATGCGCAGGCGGGTGCCATGTTCGTCGATACCGGCGCCTTCTACGAGCGCATCGGCGAGTACGGCCTGGCGCCGGGCAACGATACGGTGAAGCGCTTCGCGCCGCCGGAGGGCCTGCTGGGCCAGGCGGTGGCCGAGCGCCGTCTTCTCGCCGTGGACGACGTACCCGATGGCTACCTGTCGGTCGGCTCCGCGCTGGGCAGCGAGAAACCGCGCCAGCTGCTGATGCTGCCCAGCGTGGTGGATGGCGAGGTCAACGGCGTGCTGGAACTCGGTTTTTTCCGGCCCGTGGACGAGGATACCCTGGCCCTGCTCGGCGAGATGGCCGCGGACATCGGCGTCGCGCTGCGTTCGGCTACCTACCGTGCCGAGCTCAATCGCCTCCTCGAGGAGACGCGCCGCCAGTCGGATTCCCTTCAGCAGCAGAGCGAAGAGCTTCGCGCTTCCAACGAGGAACTGGAAGAACAGAGCCAGGCCCTGAAGCAGTCCCAGCACGAACTGGAACAGCAGCAGGCCGAACTGGAGCAGACCAACGCCCATCTCGAGGAACAGGCCAGCCAGCTGGAGGTGCAGCGCGACGACCTGGCGCGTGCCAACCTCCAGGTCGAGGCCAAGGCCGAGGAAGTGTTGCGCGCCAGCCGCTACAAGTCGGATTTCCTGGCCAACATGTCGCACGAGCTGCGCACGCCGCTCAATTCGGCGCTGATCCTCTCCAAGCTGCTCGCCGACAACCCGCGGGGCAACCTCACGGAGGAACAGGTCAAGTTCGCGCGCACCATCCATTCGTCCGGCAACGACCTGCTCACGTTGATCAACGACATCCTCGACCTCTCCAAGATCGAGGCCGGGCACATCGCCATCCGTCCGGAGCCGTTCACCATCGACGCGATGGTCAAGGGCCTGGTGCCCGGCTTCCAGCCGGTTGCCCAGCAGCGTGCATTGTCGTTCGAGGTCACCGTGTCGCCAGAGTGTCCCGCCGTGCTGAACAGCGACCGCCAGCGCGTGGAGCAGGTGCTGCGCAACCTCCTGTCCAACGCGTTCAAGTTCACCGAGCAGGGCGGCGTGAAGCTCGACGTTGCCGCGGGTGCGCAGGGCGAGGTGGTGTTCGCGGTGAGCGATACCGGCATCGGTATCCCGGCCGAGCAGCAGCGGCGCGTCTTCGAGGCGTTCCAGCAGGCGGACGGCACCATCAGCCGCAAATACGGCGGCACCGGTCTGGGGCTTTCGATCTCGCTCGAGCTGGCACGTCTGCTGGGCGGCAGCATCGCCGTGCACAGCGAGGCTGGCAAGGGCAGCACCTTCACGCTCACGCTGCCGGCCACGTCGCCGGTCGGCGACAGCGCCGGCGACGCGTCGCGGGTGGGTGGCGCCGTCGACGCCGGCCAGCCGGCCCGGGCGCCCTCGGCTACCGCGTCACCGGCCGCGTCGCTCCTTCCTGTCGCCCCGGCGCTCGCCCAGCGCATTCCCGACGATCGCGACGCCGACGACGACGACGCGCGGCGGGTCATCCTGGTGATCGAGGACGACGAGGCGTTCGCCCGCATCCTGCTCGACCTGACCCGCGAGATGCGTTTCCGCTGCCTGGTCGCCACCAGTGCACAGGAAGCCCTGGCGCTGGCCCGGCAGTTCCTGCCGCATGCCATCGTGCTGGACATCGGCCTGCCGGACCAGTCCGGCCTGTCGGTACTGGACATCCTCAAACGCGACGTGCGGACACGGCATATCCCCATCCACGTGGTGTCCGCCGAGGATCATTCCCACGCGGCGTTGTCGATGGGCGCGATCGGCTACCTGGTCAAGCCGGTGCAGCGAACGGAGCTGGTCGAGGTGCTGGACAAGCTCGACGCGCGGCTCTCCACGCATGTCCGGCGCGTGCTGGTGGTCGAGGACGATGCCGTGCAGCGCGACGCCATCCGCAGCCTGCTGGCCTCGGTGGACGTGGAGACCGTGGAAGCGGGCACCGCGGCGCAGTGCCTGAGCCTGCTGAAGGATGAGACCTTCGACTGCATGGTGCTGGACCTTTCGCTGCCCGATGCATCGGGTTTCACGCTGCTGGAAAACCTCAGTGCGGAAGGTATCCATGCGTTCCCGCCCGTGATCGTCTATACCGGGCGCGACCTCACGAGCGAGGAGGAATCGCGGCTGCGCGTTTACTCTCGCTCGATCATCATCAAGGGTGCCAAGTCGCCGGAACGCCTGCTGGACGAGGTGTCGTTGTTCCTGCACCAGGTGGTGACCGACCTGCCGGCGGAACAGCAGCGCATGATCGAGCAGGCCCAGCACCGCGACGCCTTGCTGGAAGGCCGCCGTATCCTGGTGGTGGAAGACGATGTGCGCAACGTTTATGCGCTCATCAACATCCTGGAACCGCGCGGGTGCACGCTCACCGTTGCCCGCAACGGCCAGGAAGCCCTGGATGCGCTGGCGCGTGCCGCCGGGCCCGACGGTCAGCCGATCGACCTGGTGCTGATGGACGTGATGATGCCGGTCATGGACGGGCTGACGGCGACGCGGCACATCCGCGAGGACCACCGCTGGCGGAAGCTGCCGATCATCGCGCTGACCGCGAAGGCCATGCCGGACGACCAGGACACCTGCCTGGCTGCCGGTGCCAGCGACTACATGGCCAAGCCGCTGGACGTCGATAAACTGTTGTCCCTGGTGCGCGTATGGCTGGCCCGATGA
- a CDS encoding zinc-dependent alcohol dehydrogenase, with translation MKALTYHGSKDVRVETMPDPSIVDADDIVLRVTATAICGSDLHLYHGKIPETQHGDIFGHEFMGIVEEAGSGVTNVAKGDRVVIPFVIACGKCFFCENDQFAACETTNPDQGASLRKRAKMTPPAALFGYSHLYGGVPGGQAEFVRVPKANVGPFKVPGSLSDERVLFLSDILPTGYQAVLNAKIERGSTVAIFGAGPVGLMAAACARMLGAERIYMVDSERYRLDFAVTAYDVIPVDFSEVDASEFILEQTAGRGVDASIDAVGFEAKGSTTETVLSALKLETSSGEVLRQCIGATRRGGVVSIPGVYAGFIHAFLIGDAFDKGLTLAMGQTHAQKFLPELLEFVEAGKLEPDIIISHRMKLADAARGYEIFDKKEEDCRKVVLTP, from the coding sequence ATGAAAGCACTCACTTATCACGGCTCCAAGGACGTTCGCGTCGAGACGATGCCCGATCCGTCGATCGTCGACGCCGACGACATCGTGCTGCGCGTCACGGCCACGGCCATCTGCGGTTCGGACCTGCACCTCTATCACGGCAAGATTCCCGAAACGCAGCACGGCGACATCTTCGGCCACGAATTCATGGGCATCGTGGAGGAGGCTGGCTCTGGAGTGACCAACGTCGCAAAAGGCGACCGCGTGGTCATCCCCTTCGTGATCGCCTGCGGCAAATGCTTCTTCTGCGAGAACGATCAGTTCGCCGCCTGCGAGACGACCAATCCCGACCAGGGTGCCAGCCTGCGCAAACGCGCGAAGATGACCCCGCCGGCTGCCCTGTTCGGCTATTCCCACCTATATGGTGGCGTACCCGGCGGCCAGGCCGAGTTCGTGCGCGTGCCCAAGGCCAACGTCGGCCCGTTCAAGGTGCCAGGCAGCCTGTCCGACGAGCGCGTGCTGTTTCTTTCCGACATCCTGCCGACCGGTTACCAGGCGGTGCTGAACGCGAAGATCGAGCGGGGCTCCACCGTGGCCATCTTCGGCGCCGGCCCCGTCGGCCTCATGGCCGCCGCCTGCGCGAGGATGCTGGGCGCGGAACGTATCTACATGGTCGATTCCGAGCGCTATCGCCTGGATTTCGCCGTGACGGCGTATGACGTGATCCCTGTGGACTTCAGTGAAGTGGACGCATCCGAATTCATTCTCGAACAAACCGCGGGCCGCGGCGTCGACGCCTCCATCGATGCCGTGGGCTTCGAAGCCAAGGGAAGCACCACCGAAACCGTGCTCAGCGCATTGAAGCTGGAAACCAGTTCGGGCGAAGTACTACGCCAGTGCATCGGCGCCACGCGACGCGGTGGCGTGGTCAGCATTCCGGGTGTGTATGCCGGCTTCATCCATGCCTTCCTGATCGGCGATGCCTTCGACAAGGGTCTGACCCTGGCCATGGGCCAGACGCACGCGCAGAAATTCCTGCCCGAACTGCTTGAATTCGTCGAGGCCGGCAAGCTGGAGCCGGACATCATCATCTCGCACCGCATGAAGCTCGCGGACGCGGCGCGTGGGTACGAGATATTCGACAAGAAGGAAGAAGACTGCCGCAAGGTCGTGCTCACCCCCTGA
- a CDS encoding DUF1989 domain-containing protein has product MTAAAIHTIPPQSGVAFALKAGQRLTVIDPMGQQVADLLAFNADDVEEAISSGRTLDYASKIYLSTGDILYSNRSSEMLEIVADEVGRHDFLLAPCSAEMFRRLYGHTEPHKGCFGNLRDALAPYGVKADRIPTAFNVFMNVPVNGQTGALTVEPPLSKAGDTTVFLARMDLIIGLTACSAGMSNNFAFKPIHYRIDD; this is encoded by the coding sequence ATGACAGCCGCGGCGATCCATACGATTCCACCACAGAGCGGCGTGGCCTTCGCGTTGAAGGCCGGCCAGCGCCTGACGGTGATCGACCCGATGGGGCAGCAGGTTGCTGACCTGCTGGCGTTCAATGCCGACGATGTCGAGGAAGCTATCTCGTCAGGACGGACGCTGGACTATGCCAGCAAGATCTACCTGTCGACCGGGGATATCCTTTATTCCAATCGCAGCAGCGAAATGCTCGAGATCGTGGCGGACGAGGTCGGTCGGCACGATTTCCTGCTGGCGCCATGTTCCGCTGAGATGTTTCGCAGGCTTTACGGACACACCGAACCGCATAAGGGCTGCTTCGGCAACCTGCGCGATGCCTTGGCTCCCTACGGCGTCAAGGCAGACCGCATTCCCACCGCCTTCAATGTCTTCATGAACGTGCCCGTCAACGGGCAAACGGGCGCTCTGACGGTAGAGCCACCGCTGAGCAAGGCCGGCGACACCACGGTGTTCCTCGCACGCATGGACCTCATCATCGGCCTGACCGCGTGCTCCGCCGGCATGTCGAACAACTTCGCCTTCAAGCCGATCCACTACCGCATCGACGATTGA
- the gntA gene encoding guanitoxin biosynthesis heme-dependent pre-guanitoxin N-hydroxylase GntA, with the protein MAERHDIVAAFSEHLAGANFPCLAAKTAHARDQVTHVEAGDIRCGRSDATVAQAIQAFAARRKPEHVFHSLVIHFPDSPAQDEVAFETALFARLQGIHEVDRQSFVWDPTVSADPGSDQFSMSVGGQSFYVIGLHPGASRAARRLAHPAMVFNLHAQFEYLREQGRYDRLREAIIERDVALNGSANPMLAVHGHSSEALQYSGRHIKGPWECPFKPKGTRQ; encoded by the coding sequence ATGGCTGAACGTCACGATATCGTCGCTGCATTTTCGGAGCACCTGGCGGGTGCCAACTTTCCCTGCCTGGCGGCCAAAACGGCCCATGCGCGCGATCAGGTCACTCATGTCGAGGCCGGCGATATCCGCTGCGGCCGGAGCGATGCGACCGTCGCCCAGGCCATCCAGGCCTTCGCCGCACGGCGCAAGCCGGAGCATGTGTTCCACAGCCTGGTCATCCATTTTCCGGACTCTCCCGCCCAGGACGAGGTCGCGTTCGAGACGGCCCTGTTCGCGCGCCTGCAAGGCATCCATGAGGTGGACCGCCAGTCGTTCGTCTGGGATCCGACCGTGAGCGCCGACCCGGGCTCGGACCAGTTCAGCATGAGCGTCGGCGGACAGAGCTTCTACGTGATCGGCCTGCATCCCGGCGCCAGCCGCGCCGCACGGCGACTGGCCCACCCGGCCATGGTGTTCAACCTGCACGCGCAGTTCGAATACCTGCGTGAGCAGGGTCGCTACGACCGGTTGCGCGAGGCCATCATCGAGCGCGACGTGGCTCTCAATGGTTCCGCCAATCCGATGCTGGCTGTCCATGGGCACAGTTCCGAGGCTCTGCAATACAGCGGTCGCCACATCAAGGGGCCGTGGGAGTGTCCCTTCAAGCCGAAGGGGACGCGCCAATGA
- a CDS encoding EAL domain-containing protein, which yields MTRQNTCGACRDGHGFAQAITMAFQPIVDVRDKTVFAYEALVRGEDGSSAAQVLASVDADNRYAFDQACRIRALECAVEARLPAMVSINFLPNAVYNPEHCLRATLGAAQRVGWPLKDVIFEVTEHEIITDHQHLLSILQTYRQRGFKTAIDDFGAGYAGLNLLADFQPDLLKLDIGLIRHVDTDRVRQRTIHHMLRLCDDIGVQVIAEGVERAEESAALTDLGVRLQQGFLFARPEVGRIPLTHFPS from the coding sequence ATGACACGACAAAACACCTGTGGCGCCTGCCGCGATGGACACGGCTTCGCGCAGGCGATCACCATGGCCTTCCAGCCGATCGTCGACGTGCGCGACAAGACCGTGTTCGCTTACGAAGCGCTGGTGCGCGGCGAGGACGGATCGTCGGCGGCACAGGTGCTGGCCTCGGTGGATGCGGACAACCGCTACGCATTCGACCAGGCGTGCCGCATCCGGGCTCTGGAGTGTGCGGTCGAAGCGCGGCTTCCGGCCATGGTCTCGATCAATTTCCTGCCCAATGCCGTCTACAACCCCGAGCACTGCCTGCGCGCCACGCTCGGGGCGGCACAGCGGGTGGGCTGGCCGTTGAAGGATGTCATCTTCGAGGTGACCGAGCACGAGATCATCACCGACCACCAGCACCTGTTGTCCATCCTGCAGACCTACCGCCAGCGTGGTTTCAAAACGGCCATCGACGACTTCGGCGCCGGTTACGCCGGGCTGAACCTGCTCGCCGATTTCCAGCCCGATCTGCTGAAGCTGGACATCGGCCTGATCCGCCACGTGGACACCGACCGCGTGCGCCAGCGAACCATTCATCACATGCTGCGACTGTGTGACGACATCGGTGTGCAGGTCATCGCCGAAGGTGTCGAAAGGGCGGAGGAATCCGCCGCGCTGACCGATCTGGGTGTGCGCCTGCAGCAAGGTTTTCTGTTCGCCCGGCCCGAGGTCGGTCGGATTCCGCTCACGCATTTCCCGTCGTAA
- a CDS encoding TonB-dependent receptor domain-containing protein — protein sequence MPYAGLIYDLTPIYSAFVSYTQIFDPQNNRRRDGSYLEPVLGTGREAGIKGRHFDGALNTSLVVFETKQDHVADALPALRPSLPRSLVRLFSTYTLPDAWHRVTVGGGVNWQGPSKAQVDGPFGPQQLAQSSMTLVSAMARDFSNLYDAPGASWNVTFTYRFF from the coding sequence ATTCCCTATGCCGGGCTCATCTACGACCTGACCCCCATCTACTCGGCGTTCGTCAGCTACACGCAGATCTTCGATCCGCAGAACAACCGGCGGCGGGACGGCAGCTACCTGGAGCCGGTGCTGGGCACCGGCCGCGAGGCCGGTATCAAGGGCCGGCACTTCGACGGCGCCCTGAACACCTCGCTGGTCGTCTTCGAAACGAAACAGGATCACGTGGCGGATGCGTTGCCGGCCTTGCGTCCCTCGTTGCCACGCAGCTTGGTCAGGCTGTTCAGCACGTACACGTTGCCCGATGCGTGGCATCGGGTCACCGTGGGCGGTGGCGTGAACTGGCAGGGGCCATCGAAGGCCCAGGTGGACGGGCCGTTCGGGCCCCAGCAGCTGGCGCAGTCGTCGATGACGCTGGTGAGCGCCATGGCGCGGGACTTCAGTAACCTCTATGACGCGCCCGGCGCCAGCTGGAACGTCACCTTCACCTACCGGTTCTTCTGA